The proteins below are encoded in one region of Candidatus Alcyoniella australis:
- the rfaE2 gene encoding D-glycero-beta-D-manno-heptose 1-phosphate adenylyltransferase — MGSILKANRLARILERRRAQGQCVVFTNGCFDLMHLGHARYLTQARAQGDLLVVGINTDASVARLKGPDRPLIPQERRAELLSGLEHVDYVTFFDEPDPLQIIELLQPDVLVKGADWPPDKIIGRQAVEARGGRVFIAELTQGYSSTNMLKRIQRLEK; from the coding sequence ATGGGCAGCATTCTTAAAGCTAATCGGCTGGCGCGCATCCTCGAGCGCCGACGCGCGCAGGGGCAATGCGTCGTATTCACCAACGGCTGCTTCGACCTGATGCACCTGGGGCATGCGCGCTACCTGACCCAGGCCCGCGCACAGGGCGACCTGCTGGTGGTGGGTATCAACACCGACGCCAGCGTGGCGCGTCTCAAGGGCCCGGACCGGCCGTTGATCCCGCAGGAGCGCCGTGCAGAGCTGCTTTCCGGGCTTGAGCATGTGGACTACGTCACATTCTTCGACGAGCCCGACCCGCTGCAAATTATCGAGCTGCTGCAACCCGACGTGCTGGTCAAGGGCGCGGACTGGCCGCCAGATAAAATCATCGGACGCCAGGCCGTCGAAGCCCGCGGCGGACGCGTATTCATTGCAGAACTAACGCAAGGCTATAGCTCGACAAACATGCTCAAGCGCATACAGAGGCTTGAAAAATAG
- a CDS encoding OmpA family protein: MSRGRSLCAISLLAGLAVLLCSCGGSRYVDQLDALKIRLDYASSQNGRWCGPSDFASAETHLRYVEITLTNRDFVTAEDHLNKARDALDRLEPELGCDSDIDGDGTSDSADGAPFEAEDIDGFLDDDGVPDPDNDGDGIPDEIDGDPNRAEDYDGYQDTDGVPDLDNDGDGVPDKLDLAPMLPEDLDGFQDTDGVPDPDNDGDGFLDSEDYCPNEPEIYNGYLDDDGCPDVIPTISKIIVVGKVGFTGHNDRLTRSSKRNLDQFAQVLADNPEIRVRIEGHTADRGDAARNREFSQLQADAVRRYLIEQGVTPERLIAIGFGGTKPIASNSSSSGRSRNRRIEFIFMQ; encoded by the coding sequence ATGAGCCGCGGCCGCTCGCTCTGCGCGATATCCTTGCTGGCCGGGCTGGCCGTGCTGCTGTGCTCTTGCGGCGGCAGCCGCTACGTGGACCAGCTTGATGCGCTGAAAATCCGGCTGGATTACGCCTCCAGTCAAAACGGCCGCTGGTGCGGTCCCAGCGACTTTGCCAGCGCCGAGACGCACCTGCGCTACGTTGAGATCACCTTGACCAACCGCGACTTCGTCACGGCCGAGGACCATTTAAACAAGGCCCGCGACGCCCTGGACCGACTCGAGCCCGAGCTGGGATGCGACTCGGACATTGACGGCGACGGCACAAGCGACAGCGCCGACGGCGCGCCGTTCGAGGCCGAGGACATCGACGGCTTTCTCGACGACGACGGCGTGCCCGACCCGGACAACGACGGCGACGGCATCCCCGACGAGATCGACGGCGACCCCAACCGCGCCGAGGACTACGACGGCTACCAGGATACCGACGGCGTGCCCGACCTGGACAACGACGGCGACGGCGTGCCCGACAAGCTCGACCTGGCGCCGATGCTGCCTGAAGATCTGGACGGTTTTCAGGACACCGACGGCGTGCCTGACCCGGACAACGACGGCGACGGCTTCCTCGACAGCGAGGACTACTGCCCCAACGAGCCGGAGATCTACAACGGCTACCTCGACGACGACGGCTGCCCGGACGTGATCCCCACGATCAGCAAGATCATCGTCGTGGGCAAGGTCGGGTTCACCGGCCACAACGATCGGCTGACGCGCAGCTCCAAGCGCAACCTCGATCAGTTCGCCCAAGTACTGGCGGACAACCCGGAGATCCGCGTGCGCATCGAGGGGCATACTGCCGACCGCGGCGACGCTGCGCGCAACCGCGAGTTCTCGCAACTTCAGGCCGACGCCGTGCGGCGCTACTTGATCGAGCAGGGGGTGACGCCCGAACGGCTGATCGCCATCGGTTTCGGCGGGACCAAGCCGATCGCCTCCAATTCGTCATCCAGCGGCAGGTCGCGCAACCGACGCATCGAATTCATCTTCATGCAGTAG